From the genome of Alcanivorax sp.:
AACAAAGGCCTGAACAGTGCAGTGAAGCCGTTTCGTTCACTGCACTGGCGTAAACGGTCAGTCAGGATGAGGGGTTACTGATCCAGCAGCGCGTCGGTCTTGGCGGCGCAGATAAAATCATTGCGGTGCAGGCCCCCGATCTTGTGGGTCCACCAGGTCACAGTGACCTTGCCGTATTCGGTAAGAATGGCCGGGTGGTGGCCTTCCCGTTCCGCAAGTTGGCCTGCCTGATTGGTGAAGGCCAGCGCCTGCTCGAAATTGCGGAAGCTGAAGTGTCGCTGCAGCTTTTCCACGCCGTCTTCTTCTACCTGGATCCATTCGGGGATCTGCGGGAAGAGCGTTTCCTTTTCTTGTTCTGTGACGGCAGGTGCATCGGCACGGCATGCCTCACAGGCTTGGGTATTCAATGTGGTCATGGCGGGTTCCGGTCTCATACTGACAATGGAAGCACGCTTCCATTGTCAGCGATACGGATCAGGTTGGCAATTTACGGCTGGCCGGGTTCGCACAGACGAACCGGGTCGCCGTCGGTGCCGCCCGGGGCCATTTTCTTGAGGATGCGGCGTAGCTTTTCCAGATCGGTGTCGTCACGTACCCGGCCAGGAATTTCCATGCCTGCAGCCAGGTTCAGCAGCACCGCCTTCATCTTCTCGGGCATCAGCACTGGCTGTCTGTGTTGAAGTACATAGATCAGGTCGCCACGTTTGAACAGTAGGAAACCGTAATAGTAGGTACCGCTTTCCGCTTCCAGGTCTTTCACCTGGGCGGCATCAATATTGATGCCGATGATAGCAAACAGTGCCTTGGGCTCGGCGTCTTCCAGGAATTCACGGTAGGAGGCCTCGGCGCTGGTAATCATGGGGGCCTTTGCCACCACGTCGCGAAGATAACTGTTCAGTGTCAGATTGAGCAGTGTCAGATCCGAAGCAAAGCGCGGTGCCTCGATCATGGGGTGATTCTGTACATTCAGGTAGTCCGCACGGAACAGGCGGCCGCTGCCATCCCAGAACGTGGTGGAGCCACCATTTCGGTCACAGCGCTCATCCAGCACCACTTCGCCCCGGAAGGTGTTGATGCTGAGGTCCAGGATGTAGGCGCCAGCAGGCGAGAAGTAATAGTCCCCTTCACGTTCGCCCTGGAGCCCCTGGCAGCCAGCCAGAAGGGAAAGCAGTGACGTGATGAAGAGTAACGCGGCGGTTTTGATTATTTTCATTATTTGCCCCGAATAGGAAAAAGCTGCAGGCACCCTGGCAAGGCGCAGAGCGCGCTCGCCTTTTACGGCACAGGCAGGTGCCTGAAGATCATAGCATAATCCTGAAGGGGGGCCGCCAGCCTCCGGGCTGACCGGTGTGACTTACATCAATGGCAGATTGTCCACTGGGATGATGGTCTTGTTGTTCGCCGCGCGCTGGGCCCGATTGTAATGCCAGGTGGCCTTGGCGGGTTGCTCAAACACGCGCAGTGAGACCGCCTCCAGGGGGATGTTGCAGTCGCGAACGGTGCTGGCGGTTGCGTTGAATGCCTCCATAAGCGGAGCCATCAGGGTGGCCTGGCGCGCTTCGGCGGCGCTGTCGCATTGCTGCTCACCACTGTTGAAGTAATTGATGGAGGGTGAAATCAGCACGCTTTGACGAAGTTGTCGCTTGCTGGCATCAATCACTTCCACACACTGCTGGGTCCAGTAGTAATAACAGTCGCTGGCCCGGGCAAGGCCGCCGCTCACCAGGATCAGTAACCCTATAATCACACCTTTCATGAGGGCTCGCCCTGATGCTGGCGACCTGGCTCCCACTGCAGAAAGACATGGTCGGCGATCAGGTGGTCGGGAATCCGGTGTCGAATACGGGCGTGCAGGCTGGGCAGCTCACTCCAGTGAATGCCCGGCAGCATGTGGTGCGCGGTGTGGTAGCCCAGATTCCAGGAGGGCAGGTTGTAACGCTTGAGCTCAACATTGCGGGAGGCATGAAAATGATCCTCAAAACCGGTGCCGGCATGCTGGCCATAGGTGTTGTCCAGCAACAGAAACAGCATGGTGAGCATGGGCAGAAGGAAGATAATCATGGCATTGCGCGGGTCATGCATGAATGTCAGAACAAGCGGTATGTTGGCGATCACAAACATTTTCAGGAAACGCCGATAGAGCTGAGGGTGCTGCTGCCCGATGCGATGAACTTCCGGGTAAATCATCAGGGTGTTCACCAGTACATAGCGCCAGCGGGGCATCAGTGAGCCGTCGGGTTGTTGCCAGGGTGACGGATCTTTCTGCGGATCAAGATAGAGTTTGTGGTGACCGATGTTGTGGTGCAGGGTCCAGCTGAGGGGGCTGGTGCCGGTCTGCAGATAGAGAATGCATTCAAACAGCCGGTTCAGGGGCCGTTTTCGGAAGACATTCACATGGTGGTGGTTGTGGCAGATCGCCCCGCAGGAAACCTGTATGGGGAGCAATGCCAGCATGCCCAGCCAGGTTGCGAGGCCGTGGCTAAAGAAAAACAGTCCCAGTTGCAGGGAAAATACCGCCAACACCAGGGCAACTGCGGCTCGATCGGCCCTATAGCGTACCAACATCTCTCATCCACCCGGGCCTCTATGGGGCCCTTAATACGAATAAGGGGTGAGTCTAATATTATACTTTTGTGTTGGTGTGGCCCTATTGACCGGGCGAGCCAGCGCCTTGGCCAATAGGGGGCTGTGGTGCAGAAATGGCGGGGTTCAGGCGCGGCTCAGCAGATCTCTGGCAATGGCAATAATCTGCATTTCGTCGGTGCCGGCGTAGATCTGAAGGATCTTGGCATCACGCATGAGTTGTTCCACTCGGGATTCGCGCATGTACCCGTAGCCACCGTGGATCTGCACGGCTTCAGTGGCTACTTCCATGGCGGCCTGGGCGGCATACAGCTTCATGGCTGAGGCTTCAGCCAGGGTCATCTGCTTCCCTTCTGCGGTCATCTCGATATAGCGAAATACCATGTTCTGCAGGTTGCTGCGGGCGACTTCCATCTTGGCCAGTTTGAGTTGGATCAACTGGTTCTGGCCAATGGGGCGGCCGAACTGGCTGCGGTCGTTGGCGTACTGCACGGACAGCTCCATGGCCCGTTCCACCATGCCCAGTGCCATGGCCGCCACGCCAGCGCGCTCCTGCATGAAGGTGCCCTTGGCTCCGCTGCGCCCATAGCTGTCTTCGCTGCCACCCAGCAGGCGGTCTTTACCCACTTTCACATCGTTAAGGAACAGTTCGCCGGTGGGGGAGGAGCCGATGCCCATCTTCTTGAAGGGTTTGGATTGCTCCAGGCCTTCCATGCCGCTGTCCAGGATGAAGGACACGATCTTGCGCTGTTCCGGCGCCACGCCCTCTTCATCCAGCTTGCAGATCAGGATGATGGTATCGGCGAAGGGGCCGTTGGTGATCCAGGTTTTGCTGCCGTTGATAATATAGCCACCGTTGTCGTCCCGGCGTGCCAGGGTCTTCATCTGTCCAAAGGCATCGGAACCAGCGTTAGGTTCGGAGATGGCCCAGGCGCCGACTTTTTCCAGTGTCAGCAGCGGTAGCGCCCAGCGCTCTTTCTGTTCGATGGTGCCCTTGCTCATGATGGCCCCGCCGGCCAGGCCCATGGAGACGCCCATGGCGGTGACCAGCCCCTGGGCATGACGGCAGATTTCGATGATAGGGATCATGCGCATGGCCGCTTCTTCCCCGGC
Proteins encoded in this window:
- a CDS encoding fatty acid desaturase yields the protein MLVRYRADRAAVALVLAVFSLQLGLFFFSHGLATWLGMLALLPIQVSCGAICHNHHHVNVFRKRPLNRLFECILYLQTGTSPLSWTLHHNIGHHKLYLDPQKDPSPWQQPDGSLMPRWRYVLVNTLMIYPEVHRIGQQHPQLYRRFLKMFVIANIPLVLTFMHDPRNAMIIFLLPMLTMLFLLLDNTYGQHAGTGFEDHFHASRNVELKRYNLPSWNLGYHTAHHMLPGIHWSELPSLHARIRHRIPDHLIADHVFLQWEPGRQHQGEPS
- a CDS encoding 4a-hydroxytetrahydrobiopterin dehydratase — protein: MTTLNTQACEACRADAPAVTEQEKETLFPQIPEWIQVEEDGVEKLQRHFSFRNFEQALAFTNQAGQLAEREGHHPAILTEYGKVTVTWWTHKIGGLHRNDFICAAKTDALLDQ
- a CDS encoding acyl-CoA dehydrogenase family protein; translation: MIQWSEQQQMIQKMVRDFVEKEVVPQLDDIEYNGVPPYDILRKLITTFGMDVMAKQSFEKQLAREKAIAAGETVEEKKKDGPSAMAGEEAAMRMIPIIEICRHAQGLVTAMGVSMGLAGGAIMSKGTIEQKERWALPLLTLEKVGAWAISEPNAGSDAFGQMKTLARRDDNGGYIINGSKTWITNGPFADTIILICKLDEEGVAPEQRKIVSFILDSGMEGLEQSKPFKKMGIGSSPTGELFLNDVKVGKDRLLGGSEDSYGRSGAKGTFMQERAGVAAMALGMVERAMELSVQYANDRSQFGRPIGQNQLIQLKLAKMEVARSNLQNMVFRYIEMTAEGKQMTLAEASAMKLYAAQAAMEVATEAVQIHGGYGYMRESRVEQLMRDAKILQIYAGTDEMQIIAIARDLLSRA